The following proteins are co-located in the Dietzia timorensis genome:
- a CDS encoding alpha/beta fold hydrolase — MRNRNTFLDFRRRSVRGLCAIAAGAGLIATSVPAAVADPFAPARDALAEGSVEFGSSGLAPSVQNGDTDPFYETEGLAAGAPGEVLRTLQAPYAPVFNGLDFSVPDTAEKIMYSTTDTHGRSVPVSGYVVEPTVPWTGAGERPTVVIGRGTIGQGDQCAPSRNWPLDNQPDPLQSGRKVALEGLYDWVFATAGVRVVVTDYIGMGTPGIHTYMNRAEQAHAMLDAARAARNLVGERGGQFGKVAFYGHSQGGGASASAAESASEYAPDLNVAGTYSSAPPADLNAVQRHIDGSDLTGAIGFTINGLVDRYPDLETDLAANLSPAGYDALDELSTMCTDEINDAYGGRTTAEWTLSGQKLDELLDEIPAGRAAMEEQRLGERAPEAPSMIVAGPHDPTVDYQQSKDLAGLWCSAGANVVYRDDFMPPIGDYNHFIQAASGAPFGVGFLLDRFNGLPVAGGCH; from the coding sequence ATGAGAAACCGCAACACGTTCTTAGATTTCCGTCGCCGGTCCGTCCGGGGACTTTGCGCGATCGCCGCGGGTGCCGGGCTGATTGCCACCTCGGTACCCGCTGCCGTCGCCGATCCGTTCGCTCCTGCCCGCGACGCCTTGGCCGAGGGGAGCGTAGAGTTCGGCTCGTCCGGGCTCGCCCCCAGCGTCCAAAACGGCGACACTGACCCCTTCTATGAGACCGAGGGGCTCGCCGCAGGTGCGCCGGGCGAGGTGCTCCGCACCCTTCAGGCGCCGTATGCGCCCGTGTTCAACGGCCTCGACTTCAGCGTTCCCGATACGGCCGAGAAGATTATGTATTCGACGACGGATACGCACGGCCGTTCAGTGCCCGTCAGTGGATATGTCGTCGAGCCCACTGTGCCTTGGACGGGCGCAGGGGAGCGGCCGACCGTCGTTATCGGTCGTGGCACGATCGGGCAGGGCGATCAATGCGCGCCCTCGCGCAACTGGCCGCTCGATAATCAGCCCGACCCGCTGCAATCAGGTAGGAAGGTTGCGCTCGAAGGGCTTTACGACTGGGTGTTCGCCACGGCTGGGGTGCGGGTGGTCGTCACCGACTACATCGGGATGGGCACGCCGGGTATCCACACCTACATGAACCGGGCCGAACAGGCCCATGCGATGCTCGATGCGGCTCGGGCTGCGCGCAATCTCGTCGGAGAGCGCGGCGGCCAGTTCGGCAAGGTCGCGTTCTACGGGCACTCCCAGGGCGGTGGCGCTTCGGCCTCGGCCGCGGAGTCGGCCTCGGAGTATGCGCCGGACCTCAATGTTGCCGGGACGTATTCGTCCGCGCCTCCGGCCGATCTCAATGCGGTGCAGCGGCACATCGACGGTTCGGATCTCACCGGCGCCATCGGCTTCACGATCAACGGACTCGTCGATCGATATCCGGATCTCGAGACCGACCTTGCGGCGAACTTGTCGCCAGCCGGGTACGACGCGCTCGACGAATTGTCGACGATGTGCACCGATGAGATCAACGACGCATACGGAGGGCGCACGACGGCAGAGTGGACCCTCTCGGGACAGAAGCTCGATGAGCTGCTGGACGAAATCCCGGCGGGTAGGGCCGCGATGGAAGAGCAGCGCTTGGGCGAACGTGCACCGGAAGCCCCGTCGATGATTGTCGCAGGGCCCCACGACCCGACCGTCGATTACCAGCAGTCGAAAGACCTGGCCGGCCTGTGGTGCAGTGCGGGCGCGAACGTGGTCTACCGCGACGACTTCATGCCCCCGATCGGGGATTACAACCACTTCATCCAGGCGGCCTCAGGCGCGCCTTTCGGTGTCGGCTTCCTGCTAGACCGGTTCAACGGGCTACCAGTTGCCGGGGGATGCCACTAG
- a CDS encoding bifunctional GNAT family N-acetyltransferase/acetate--CoA ligase family protein — translation MANEPAADNEIEAAPGNEPPRESPANLPPEGYRADWAADVLGSDGRAVRIRPVLPSDAEELQRFHSTLSERTRYLRYFGSHNVLGDSELERMTRIDYVNRMAFVALLGSEIIGMAVYEGQEGSPIAEVAFTISDDHQGRGLGSIFLEHLAGAAAESGIRRFEAEVLSENRQMIQVFRRAGYDVSRSFDGSAIHLEFDIDPSDALTSVRNSREAAAEARSVARVLNPSSIAVIGASDQPSKLGHAVLKNLVDTGFEGPVYPVNSDARSILSIRAYPALSDIPDPVDLAVVAVPAGSMQQVLEDCLAKGVSTLVVISAGFSDVGGEGIVSERKLVAEARAHGMRVVGPNALGVINNDPSIRLNSTLANRIPAPGKIGFFCQSGALGIAILDSAMRRGLGLSTFVSAGNRADLSGNDLLQFWDTEVDTEVVLLYLESFGNPRKFSRIARRVARNKPVVVVHRSSDAAAGQFADISPQAANELYNDIGLIPVTSLPEMFDIAALLAYQPLPEGPRLAIVANSTAVSNLGADAAEGEGLQVVNSVDLGAAAAPEEFSRAVAEAVQDDGVDAVLAVFVPPVQRNVEAYAEAIREAARESTKPVASTFLAVEGLPEGLTVRDERGQPLRGSIPSYGYPERAISALSRALTYQRWLSRPAEEPMEVSDVDISRARELVDSIWTRRAASGDIKLSQGQTRQLLKCFGINIVEYRVVQNAEQATYAAEEIGYPVAIKAMSEKWRRRSDMSGVRLDIGDPESVRRAFEELDSSAGRSGPIHVQKMAPRGTGVTMKVGDHPIFGSLISFGLSGMITQMLGDRAYSALPLTPSQADELLHRPAAAPILDGISGEAPANKKKIVELMVRLSVLAEEIPEMRLALVEPALAGATEAAVLYAEILLGPAPRRGNEVGPRRLR, via the coding sequence ATGGCAAACGAACCCGCCGCCGACAATGAGATCGAGGCTGCGCCCGGAAACGAACCCCCGCGCGAATCCCCTGCGAATCTCCCGCCCGAGGGTTACCGCGCGGACTGGGCGGCCGACGTTCTCGGTTCCGATGGTCGCGCCGTGCGCATCCGCCCCGTGCTCCCCTCGGACGCAGAGGAACTTCAGAGGTTCCACTCGACGCTGAGCGAGCGCACGAGATATCTGCGATATTTCGGTTCGCACAATGTCCTCGGTGACAGCGAGCTCGAGCGAATGACCCGTATCGACTACGTCAACCGTATGGCGTTCGTCGCTCTCCTCGGCAGTGAGATCATCGGCATGGCCGTGTACGAGGGCCAAGAGGGTTCGCCCATCGCCGAGGTCGCGTTCACGATCTCCGACGATCATCAAGGACGCGGGCTCGGGTCGATCTTCCTCGAGCATCTCGCCGGCGCCGCGGCCGAGAGCGGGATACGCCGCTTCGAGGCCGAGGTGCTCTCGGAGAACCGGCAGATGATTCAGGTATTCCGGCGCGCCGGATACGACGTATCTCGCAGCTTCGACGGCTCGGCGATCCACCTCGAGTTCGACATCGACCCCAGCGATGCGCTCACCTCGGTGCGGAACTCTCGGGAAGCCGCCGCGGAGGCTCGCAGCGTCGCCCGAGTCCTGAATCCGAGCTCGATCGCCGTCATCGGTGCATCCGATCAACCGAGCAAACTCGGCCATGCGGTCCTGAAGAATCTGGTCGACACGGGCTTCGAGGGGCCTGTGTATCCGGTGAACTCCGATGCCCGCTCGATCCTGTCCATCCGCGCATACCCAGCGCTGAGCGACATCCCGGACCCGGTCGACCTCGCCGTCGTCGCAGTGCCCGCCGGCTCGATGCAGCAGGTTCTCGAGGACTGCCTCGCCAAGGGCGTGTCGACACTCGTGGTGATCTCTGCCGGGTTTTCCGATGTCGGTGGGGAGGGCATCGTTTCCGAGCGCAAGCTCGTCGCCGAGGCGCGCGCGCACGGAATGCGCGTGGTGGGCCCCAACGCGCTCGGCGTCATCAATAACGATCCGTCCATCCGGCTCAACTCCACACTCGCCAACCGCATCCCGGCGCCGGGAAAAATCGGGTTCTTCTGCCAGTCCGGTGCGCTGGGCATCGCGATTCTCGATTCCGCGATGCGGAGAGGGCTCGGTTTGTCGACATTCGTCTCCGCCGGAAACCGTGCTGATCTGTCGGGCAACGACCTGCTCCAATTCTGGGACACCGAAGTCGATACCGAGGTCGTCCTGCTGTACCTCGAATCGTTCGGTAACCCACGCAAGTTCTCGCGCATCGCCCGGAGGGTGGCGCGCAATAAGCCCGTCGTCGTGGTGCACCGATCGTCCGACGCCGCTGCGGGGCAGTTCGCTGACATCTCGCCACAGGCGGCGAACGAGCTCTACAACGATATAGGCCTGATCCCGGTGACCTCGCTGCCGGAAATGTTCGACATCGCGGCGCTACTCGCATATCAGCCCCTGCCCGAGGGGCCACGATTGGCGATCGTCGCGAACTCCACCGCGGTATCCAACCTCGGCGCGGACGCCGCGGAGGGAGAAGGCCTCCAGGTCGTCAATTCGGTGGACCTCGGCGCCGCCGCCGCACCGGAAGAGTTCTCCCGTGCGGTGGCCGAAGCGGTGCAGGATGACGGCGTCGATGCAGTGCTTGCGGTGTTCGTACCTCCCGTCCAACGCAACGTCGAAGCGTACGCGGAAGCGATCCGCGAGGCGGCTCGGGAGTCGACGAAGCCGGTGGCAAGTACCTTCCTCGCCGTCGAGGGACTGCCGGAGGGGCTCACGGTCCGAGATGAGCGGGGGCAACCACTGCGCGGCTCGATTCCCTCGTACGGGTACCCCGAGCGCGCGATTTCCGCGCTGAGCCGTGCGCTTACATATCAGCGGTGGCTCTCGCGCCCCGCCGAAGAGCCCATGGAGGTGTCCGACGTGGACATCTCGAGGGCGAGGGAGCTCGTCGATTCGATCTGGACCCGCAGGGCCGCCAGCGGCGACATCAAGCTGTCACAGGGACAGACTCGACAGTTACTCAAATGCTTCGGCATCAACATCGTCGAGTATCGCGTTGTCCAGAATGCCGAACAGGCAACATATGCGGCAGAGGAAATCGGGTACCCAGTCGCGATCAAGGCGATGAGCGAAAAGTGGCGCAGGCGTAGCGATATGTCCGGAGTGCGACTGGACATCGGCGATCCGGAATCCGTGCGGAGGGCGTTCGAGGAATTGGATTCCTCGGCGGGGCGCAGCGGACCGATACACGTGCAGAAGATGGCGCCTCGTGGAACCGGCGTGACTATGAAGGTGGGGGACCACCCGATTTTCGGCTCTCTCATTTCGTTCGGCCTTTCGGGAATGATCACTCAAATGCTCGGCGATCGCGCGTACTCTGCTCTGCCGCTGACGCCCTCGCAAGCGGATGAGCTTTTGCACCGACCGGCCGCGGCCCCGATCCTTGACGGCATCTCAGGAGAGGCGCCGGCGAACAAGAAGAAAATCGTCGAACTCATGGTGCGACTTTCCGTGCTCGCGGAGGAGATTCCGGAGATGCGCCTTGCGTTGGTGGAACCCGCGCTGGCCGGGGCCACCGAGGCAGCCGTACTCTATGCAGAAATCCTGCTCGGTCCTGCTCCTCGGCGGGGGAACGAGGTTGGGCCCAGAAGGCTTCGCTAG